TAGAAAGGGACTGTGCCGATGCAAATTGTTGTTTATAGTAAGTCTATGCTGTGAACAGAGCACAGCAGTATGCTGCTGCCAGCaggagcggagagaggagagcggacAGTAAAACTGTTAAGAGTGTAGTTATGTTTTAGTTCCCAGTATTACCACAGTGCCAATTTACTGTTCTGTTaaagagtgtgcatgtgtgacaaGGCTGAGTAACCAATTAGCCTTTTAAGCGGATATATTTGTTGTAATGTGTAATTTCCGTTGCTGCATGGAAGCTGACCCTGTAGGATTGGCTTACCCGGAGCTGCTGCCACTGTGAAATGTGTCAGGTTGCTGTGTGAATTTGTTAATGTGTAACTGTGTTACGTTTAGCGTAACTTCTGTTGGAATATCACAATCCATTAACTGGCCACATAGcctaatggagagagaggcagtgatgCTGTTtgacttcattgttttattcatctTGTTATGGCAATTGTGAAATGGATACCATTTCTTACTTATTTTTGGTTCTTTCAGTAGGCCAATAGTATAATTTGCTGTAGGTCTGGATACAGGGAATTTGTTATTGTTAGGGCAAATACTCTACAGTCCACCTTTAGGTAATAGTTTCTACAGATGGATTACATATGTGACGACAATGTctgttgtttatctgtttagaccagtgattctcaacctttttcatatcaaggaccccaaattcagtccacatcagagccacagacccccatttgatgagattttgtctctcggacccaaatctgaggatattgttattgtcagatatgattttgtccagaactccatgactgtctgtattgtaggtagagagataacagagaaactatgatcagaacaaaaagaaaaaaagccatgTAGCCTCAATCTCAAACGTTTTGAATGCAAAGGGTAAAAGCACAATACGTctttgtaaatacatttgtattttaaatCAAAGTGCCTTTTGTTAACTCACCTGACCAACTCGCATCCCCTGTTGAACTCGACGTGCCTGTCTGATCTCCCCGGTGGCGCATGCATTGGAGGCTGAAGGGATTACTTAGTGTTGATGCGCAAGGAAAAATAGTTCCTATAAAGGCAACTAGAGGAAATGCTGGAATAAAAGATAAACCTATTATAGCCCCTATATTggccatatacagtacatgataGCATACTGCGTTTGGAATAATAACCTTTGCGATTCATGCGTAAACATTGCAGCTCGCACTCAAGTTACAAAATTATATCCTTGTAATTAAATACAGTGTTTATTCGGTTACACCACTGTAAAACAAGTTTTCCTCAAAATCACCATTCCCCTAAGATTGTATTGTCATGTTGGCAAATGGTCGAAATAAAGTCACGTTGTGACTCGACGTCTATTAGACTTGTTGGCCTCGACGCAGGTTgaggaaatgtttgctgggtagtTCTCTTCAACGCCACACATACAAATGAACATAGGCCTTATACATCTTGTATGTTAATTTGTATAAAATATTCATAATATTgattgatatgtttttttttagtttttttttttaccatttttgtaagaaagaaaaaaaagaaaaaaatagaacagaactTTGTACATTCCTAGAGGTCTTATTTtagcatttatcaatacataGGATATGATattaatatcccttgtgccataatccaaggtgagcattcatatagatccaattcagagtttaacagaatgatatactaccataccagtgagtaccatagaaaacatcaggctacaacgtcataaatctacagcaccataagacaggcagcaacatccACCAGCTACCTGCTCTAGCttcagggtgagtgagtgtaggTAAATCATTGGGGTTTTCAAGTGGATCCTCCTTCACCCATGTTTCGTTGATTTAGGCCCACGACACctcaagaaggctcaacagtgtattccagcgtcccagaaacagaaacacccccctctcctctttgccCACACTCAGCAGAGCCAAGTCcacttcactgctgctgctgtcacctgCAGCTTGTTATCAACAACACTACTTTACATCACACACATTATTCATTTATCACTTAGGTAttaattatgttttgttttaaatattatATAAAGGGGGCTATATTGTTAAAATGAATAATTGCAGGGAATGGTTTGGTTGCAGAACATTTTTGTTGtgaataaaaaatgtttaaaaaataatcaattttaacaatcaaattattttaatttttatcttGTCTAAAATATATTACTTGGAAGACCTGCACCTCTACATTAACTACCAGAGTtctttttagttgttttttttttatcccgaAACTGTTTCACATTTATTCATGTGATTAAAGTATTGAAACTAGAAGTTATGGCTGCATCCGCCGAAGGTCTTCCAGATATTTCTGTAAAATGAATCTCCACCCTTCTAGGCCTTCCACTCTCTGCGCTCTGCAGTTCAAGTGTCGTTTTTGACCTCTGATCACGTTAACTGGCTCCACTTTGTggtaaaatttgatttgattgctTGGTAAAGGTTGAAATTTGAGGAATCCTGTAGGAGCGACCAAATCCTGTAGGAAGCAGCTGCAGGATTCCTAGAGGACTGTGACCGGTCCTGCAGGAACTCTTTAAGCCCTGCATTAATACAGGTAATTCCTGCTGGAGTCCTGAGGGACCATGACCTGCAGAATTTTAAAATTCCTGCATTATTTAAGTAAAATCCAGCAGGAATCCTTCAAAAATCCCACAGGAAAATGATCATGAAAATCCAGCAGGATTCCCTCAGTTTTCCTGCATGAATCTGCATGAATGTAGGACTTTCTGTAACTGTAACCACAGTCTGGTTCTGCTAtgtgtagcatggatgctacCTACagatgttgctatggttacagttctgctacagtgtagcatggatgctacCTACAGATGTTGCTGTGGTTACAgatctgctacagtgtagcatggatgctagctacagagtTGCTACGGTTACAGTAAATTACTTCTGCTTGTAATATAGATCATTGAAATCAATATTTGGTGTCAAATGAAACATGTTTGGTAAGTATCAGTGTAATAATCAGGATAAAGTACAGGGAGCCGGTAATTCTTCCGCTCTCAGCTCCAGCAGGTGAATCAGACCCAGACTTCATATCTCACATGGCTCAGTGTCTGCTGTCGGTCCACAGGACGGCTGGAGGTGTGAAGGGATCTGAGAGGCTCTACTGCCTGAGATGACTTAGGTTTCATCACATGTTcatgactcctccccctctgtcctctgctctCACAGGGAGAAGATGATCtggatcctgctgctgctcttcctctcatccGGTGTCTGCGGTCAGCTTCCACCTTCAATTCATTATCCAGaaatataaacatattttcAGCCTCATAACAGATTTTCTGACTTCATTACCCTTTTAATTACTGTCAGTAAATCAGCTGATATTGTgatgtttcctccagagttttcttcttgtcaggtggaaaagcctctgaaacagcatttagaccatcatggacactaaaactctccaacaAAACCTATATAGACAGAGTGTTTCCTTAATCAGGTTAATATCAGAGTATTGGTGAGCATGTAAacactctcagtctctctgctcctcactttcctctctctctcccacaggaACATTcattgtgaatgtgaagcagatcTCCTATCAGGCAGAGGAGAACGGTAACGTGACGATGGAATGGATCTTCCCACCCAAACCCGacatgtctctctcctcacttaaCATCTACTGTGCAAAGGTGTCTCCAACTGAAGAAAAGACTTTATATTATTTACAACACGGTGTTGAAGAACCAGAATCTCAACATGAGCAGTTTGCAGGACGTGTGCGATGTGACGAACACAGACTCAGAGAAGGATCCATCAGGTTTCACCTGTCCAGACTCAGGACTAACGACTCGGGTGTTTACCTGTGTGAAGTGTCCACTGGTTATGAAGGGAACTATGGTGAATGTTCGCTCAACGTCACTGGTAAGTTGACTCAGTAGAACTCAGCAGAACTAGAATTCACTAGGTTCATTTCAGCAGCTTTAGTTAGACGGAAAACAGCCAGAGATGTTCTACCATAgatactactgtagtactacagCAAGATGGGGGGtattaccatggcaaccactGTAatactaaccaggctgctacactaGACTCGTTATAGATGCAACACTGGCGGAGTGAAAGCTGCTACACCAGCCACCTCACTCACCTTTTTATCTGCTGtggttattttgttttcttgttggattgtaacagtaaaatgtttcctattgttttgtttgatctCTTCACAGCCGCCACTGATCAGACAGCAGCCACTGATCAGACAATTCCTGAGAGAAGAAAGCCATCAATCTGGGGAATGATGTTTGTCTACACTGGAATGGGATTGGGATTGGCAGGAATAGTAGTAGAATTATCATTAGTGGTTGTTAGTAACCATTTTCACATACTGCATTCAGCTCCACATGAAGACTTTGCTTCAAAAATGAGATCTCTACTCAGAAAACCAAAGCAGGAGCCCATCCAAGTAGTTCAGGTATTCAACAGTGTAACTGAACTTGCTACCGATCCTCCCTCTGCTGCAACCTTAGATTCACTGTTGCATATGTAGGCAATACAGCTACTGGCTGGATTTTGTGGCACTGAGCACTCACAGCAACATAGTGTTGTTTTCTTGTGAATGCCTTGGTTGTCTTGGAACAACTCACTCATTAAGGTTGCAGTATATCCAGTAACTTTATCCAGTAAAACTCTTTAGATTGTGATTGGTCTGACCTGACCTGACGAATTCATGTCAGACCTGTCTAGTATGACTCAAAAAATAATATTTCGAGGGCTAGACATGTTAAGTTTTGAAGTTACAGTACATTCATTTGCACTAAAAGACATTGCTTTCCTTTATTGAATCAATTTTAACTTTTGTCCTGATCTGCTGGTTTGGGAATCTTAAAGTGAGGAGCAAGACAAAGCTACAGAGAGTGGTGAACACCTGCTCTAAGATTACAGGGGTGTCCCAGCTCAGTCTCTCCGCTCTGTACAACAGACACCTGGTCAGAAAGGCCACCTCCATCCTGGCCGACCCATCCCACCCCTTGCACCAGGAGTTCCACCTTCTGCCCTCTAGGCAGAGGTACAGGGTCCCTAGGCTCAGGAGCTCAAGAGCTCAAGGCTCCTTCATTCCTAAGGCAATTGCTGCCATCAACCATCAATTATAGTCCACCTTTTATTGTTGCACTTTGCATATTCTACTACTTGCACTTTTTTATACTCATTGCACTTTGCTAACTTGATGTTTGCCATTACTTGCTGTTtatagtgtttttgttgttgtcgtatgtacagtatgtttctccCATGTTTTTTATGCTGCACCAGAATTGCCCTCCGGGGACAATAAAaatttattgaattgaattgaattgaattagaaAAGGAAACTGTGAAAGAACAGGGTTGCAGAACGGTGCCATGCATATTTATTGTTAAcagttcttttgttttgttcttttctctcgAAGGTCGATGGAGATAAATGCTATTTTATCCATTAGCTgctgactttattttttacttttacatacatacatatttatacCTGGTGACTATGATTCATAAAATGATAATTAAAGTAATATCATCTAAAGAGATAGGATTGTCAGTTTGGATGACGGCAAAACAGCAGCTCTGGCTTGTTTTTCCTCCTGAGTAGAACAAGTTTCCATCGTTAGTCTTTCTGCAACACTAGCCACCTCACCAAGTGAATTTGAGTTATTGTTATTGCAGCGATCCAACTATCAGGAAAGTAACTGTCCACACCAGAGATTAACCAAGTTTTTATTTAGAAGACAGAATAAGCTGCTGCACGGCCCACACCAACATCAcatcagttttgttttgctagctagtagctaactgtAGCAACTTCCTTGTTGTTCCTACAACAGTAAACCAGTGAGCACCAGTGTCAGGCTCCGCCCAGTGAAATCTGACTGGTTTGAATGATGACAGCCTCCGAATGTTGAATGTTGTGTTCTTGTTGTCATGTTACCTATTGCACTgcagctttttaaaatatacTTTATATTGGCTTGTTTCCtaacagcactttgtaacttagGCTATTTCTTTTCCTATTAAATGAACTGAATGCATTATCCAACATCAggacttttgtgtgtgttcactttgGAAACTCATTTCTCTGGCAGGTTATGGGCAGCAGATCTACTAGAAATCCAAAACGCCTGCTAAGTCCTTGGCAGTGTGACTATTCAGTCTTCCAGTCCATGATAACTTTGGGTAAATTGCTACAATCATTTACTAGTGTGATGGGAATAAACTCGGGTACTGCTAAGAGCGATTAAAATTGTTGACCAAAGGTAATTTTTGTTGATTGTATCTGTGGTTTATGAGAAACAAGAGGCCATGATGGCAAATATTGCGTGCACTAAAGGTTCAACAGAGTGCTGTGAGTTGTTTGACACCTAATTGAtggatgctgattggctgcgcttcAGGTCAGCGCTAGGGCAAGCCTAATCAGAGAGCCAGTTCCAAATGGCATCTGAAAGCGAGTAGACGTTTTGGCAAATAAAGCAGTGTTAAACTAAATAGCTCGGATCGTGTGTTGTTTTCCTACCTGAATCTGTCTAAAACAGCCATTCCCAAACTTAAGAATGCCGTGGCCCAATATGACATCTGAAAATCTTCCACGGCCCACCCAACCCTTTAATCACAACTCTGATCAACACATGAGACTAAGATGAAGTATTCCCCTATCCCAGCGATAGGTACTTACTTGAGTACTTTCTACGAgtccttctttttgttttcacgGATTCATTTTGATCTTCTGATGATTCGCTTGTGGAGGTTGATTCTCCATTAACAGCTTTCCTTTTGCGACCTGATAGCCACCGCTCCATTTTTACTCTTCCCCCGCCAATGATGAGGTGTTCCCTCAATTACAATTCCCCGCCAATGACGAGATATAAGATAAGTTCCGGCCGGATCAAAAATAGGTCAGATAAATGAAGAATAACACGTAATTTAAATCccatggttttgtttttattagttctgattactttttttaatgcaaatatttaatCATAGATATTTTATGGTAATGTCAaacttaattacaaaattgaaaattaaaaactttttatttatttattgtaaatgaccTCTCGCGGCCCGCCTGCAGTACCTTCACGGCCTACCACACACTGACTCAACACATCTCAACTGTTGAGTTAGCATGTTGACCAGGTGGCTCCCTGCTCATATCTACATACTGCACAGAACATATTACATAGGTAACATGTTAGCATGATGTCACATTGTACATGAACACAGGatgacacactgactgacagacagatatatcagCTCAGTGCTTAAGGCTTTAGATGAAGGATCTGCAGGCAGGGCCGGCTCTACACTACAGGGGGCCAAGGCAGAACTTTGTTTGGGACCCCCGTATCCCCCACACTGTAATAAAGGCTCCAAGTATACAAATGGTGTTAAAAGAGTTTCAGTATTTGCAGTAATAGAATTTCAAACAGTAATGGATGATGGAACACAAATATGACATTAACAAGTAAGAAAAAAACGATGCGCTGAGCCTTCAACAAAGGTGGGGCGCACTACGCAGGAGGGAGGTTGTTCCTCTCTCCCAATTCAGCGGGTATGTTCCATTTGGTAATGATTCCTCATCTCCTCGCCTCACGTTTCCTCCTTAACTCCTCGGTCAAAGGTCAAGGGGGAGACGAGGAGAAGATgcaaggagaagaggaagcgAGTGAACCATGTCCTGTCAATTGGAACGTCCTCGCATGCGTCACATTGAAGTGACGTTTGAAGTGTGGCGTTTGAGGCGCCTCGCACACAGTATCTCGTTCTCCTCCAAGGATGACAGCTGTCTAGTTTTATCCACATAGAAACGTTTCACAAagttaacaataatgtgtaattCATCTCTGTCTGCCCCTAATGAGCCTCGTCCTCATGGAGGCAGAACacctaaaaaaaatgtcttaagcTGACGTGTCTTCTGTGCTTTACCGTCGCACTTTTTTATCTTTCCGACTTGGGTTAGGCAATGATCATGTAGCTCACAGCTCACAGCAATGAAGCAAAGTTTTACTCTTTTTTATTCCCCTAACTGACCATAGATCTAGCTGTAAGAACATAATGTGCAAAATAGACAATGAAATGCTGTTAACGAGGTTTAGTAAGAATTTATTCTCAGCAAAGAGAAActccatggcaacacacacaaacacaattcatAAGAAAGATGAATACTGAATGAGAGACACATCAAGGCTACTTACGACTGTGGATTTTATGTGTCATTTTTCCTACACGTTTCTGACGGTATGGAGCTGGGTTTAGCCTACAGGCTACAGGCACATGAATCATCTTCAGTCTTTATTTCCGCATTGAGGAAACACCTGAGTATCCTCCAACCACGCCTCATTGGAGGACGGAGGTGAGGAGACAGGAAGGATCCTCCACATGTCTTTTAACCAGTTGGAACATCCTTAATGAAGGCGGCAAATATTTGGATGCCGGGTCAGCGAGGAGACGAGGCcgtgaggatggaggagaggaccAAATGGAACGTACCTAGAGTCTCTCATCAAACAAGCTGGAACAGTTTACAGTTACTTACAAGTGTATAACAGTTTAATAAGTTACTTACAGGCAATGacaatttacagtttacagtgtaCTGACTATATGAAATACATTTCCCATTCAAGGCAATGGAGTCTTATGTGCATAAAGTCAAGCACAAGCAGAAAAGTGCCGTGCAGAAGGAATTTCACGTCTTACCTCCCTCCAGTTTATTTTGACAGGGTAAAGAGAACACCATGACCTCTACACATGTAGGGACCAAAGGACTACAAGTCCCAGCATTCACCTCACTCAAAATGGCGTCTCAGCACACCAGGTTGGGAGCCGGTGAGTTCAAAGGCGTGACATCATCTGCTCTACATAAACAGCTGTTTACAGTCGCACATCCTCTTTAGACTGCGGCCCAGCTGTGATCATCAAACTGTTTGTGCAGAAATCCCAGGACAACAGACCATGAGAACCAGGTCCTGATCAAGGTCCAACTGTTCTCTAACCCAGTCAACCTGCAGAACGTGAGGCGGCCGACTTCCCTCTTCCTTCACATGATTCTGCATGAAACGGACATCTGGCTCGGGCCCAAAAGCGACGCACTGCTGAGGAAACTCTGTGTTATTCCCCTTTACAGTCTCTGCCATTAATCAGACCGGACTCCAGAGTCTTTGTAGCACGAGCAGAACTCTTTCCCTCCTCACTTTCATTCAACTTAAGACTTCAGTTTCAATTTCATCCAACTCACGGAGGCAGAGGCCTACGCTGCTGTCCGTCCATCTGAGCTCCTGGTTCATCaccctctgtttccctctctctctttctctctctctctctctctctctctgtccattccCACATGGAGCAGCTTGGGCTGAGGAGACAAGCTATTTGTTCTTTGTCTGGTCAGTCAGGAGCGACGTTTTCCTCTTGGCCTTGACCTGTACATCAGACAATAACAagtaaggacacacacagaaattataTTTATAAAATGTTTCAAACTAGGAAAAGCAAATACCTTGTTGTTCGTTTGAGCAACAGCGTTGACGAGTGAATACTACTAGAGCTACTAGAGCTGCTGTCACAACTCCGATGAGACCAAACCGTCCACGTTCTCTCTGCTCTGGATCCTCTGGTAGATCTGGGGCAGTTCCCATTTTCCCTGGAAAATAAATCACAAGTATCCTGATCACACAGGATGTGTTTTAGCAGCAGAGGAcggcctttttctttttccaacgtGAGTGAAGCTTTTTGTGAGCTGCTTTTGTGTTGCTTGGAGTCTTGCAGTTTTCCACTTTTGGTGCTTTTTTTGGAAGAGCTCCTTGAGCGCCCcaagttgaaaaaaaagaaagtctaTTTCAACCAATGAGGCACCTACATCACTGTGAAACAACTGTGAAAGGCCTTGTAGCAACAAAGAAAATGTCCAGTGAATGAGATCAACTTgtaagaaaggaaaacatgtcTGTCTGCTTTTGGGAATATTTTGGATTTAGCTAAAATGACAAAGGTGAGACAGCCAACTTGAAGCTGTGTGAACCGAATGCCAACAGGAagtttatttgagttctgagattaatctcagaatctaTTGATCtgtgagaataaagtcagaattctgccACACAAGGATCCGGCTCTCAGAAGTCAAATAAATTTTCAGTACACATTAAAATAAGGTATACCGCCCAGTCCTGCTGGTAACAGTCCCCTCctgcagtagtactacagtggtaaccatggtaacagtcccctcctgcagtagtactacagttGTTACTACAGATGTTGCTGAAATGAATCTAGTGAGGAAAGTTCTACTgagttctactcaccagtgacGTTGAGCGAACAGTCACGGAAGCTCCCTCCATAATCAGTGGACACTTCACACAGGTACGTTCCTGAGTCGTTAGTCCTGAGTCTGGACAGGTGAAGTGGGATGTGTCCTTCTCTGAGTCTGTGTTTGTCACATCGCACTCGTCCTGCAAACTGTTCATGTTGAGATTCTGGGTCTTCAACACCGttttgtaaataatataaaGTCTTTTCTTCAGCTGGAGACACCAGTGAACAAAGGATgctgagtgaggagagagacatgtCGGGTTTGGGTGGGAAGATCCATTCCATCGTCACGTTACCGTTCTCCTCTGCCTGATAGGAgatctgcttcacattcacaatgAATGTtcctgtgggagagagagaggaaagtgaggaacagagagactgagagtgtTTACATGCTCACCAATACTCTGATATTAACCTGATTAAGGAAACACTCTGTCTATATAGGTTTtgttggagagttttagtgtccatgatggtctaaatgctgtttcagaggctgaaaatatgtttatatttCTAGATAATGAATTGAAGGTGGAAGCTGACCGCAGACACAGGATGtgaggaagagcagcagcaggatccaGATCATCTTCTCCCTGTGagagcagaggacagagggggaggagtcatgAACATGTGATGAAACCTAAGTCATCTCAGGCAGTAGAGCCTCTCAGATCCCTTCACACCTCCAGCCGTCCTGTGGACCGACAGCAGACACTGAGCCATGTGAGATATGAAGTCTGGGTCTGATTCACCTGCTGGAGCTGAGAGTGGAAGAATTACCGGCTCCCTGTACTTTATCCTGATTATTACACTGCTGCTTACCAAACATGTTTCATTTGACACcaaatatacattatataaaaatataaataatgataatgctAATACACCAATTTTTGTGATAATTTTCCTGGTTTTCCTTGAATGATTCCTGCTGGAATTTACTTAAATAATGCAGGAATTTTAAGATCCTGCAGGTCATGGTCCTTCAGGACTCCAGCAGGAATTAGCTTATTAATGCAGGGCTTAAAGAGTTCCTGCAGGACCGGTCACAGTCCTCTAGGAATCCTGCAGCTACTTCCGACAGGATTTGGTCGCTCCTACAGGATTCCTGCAGGACAAAACCATAAATTCctgcaggatttttttttctttggttctCTGAATAAATTCAAAGTAATATTGTTGTAAAAATCTTCCAAGTTTCTAACCTCAGCTGTTTCTCTGCAGCAGGCCTCACGGTCTTTTACCACAAGATGGCGCCTGTTAATGTGACTAGAGACTCAAAACAACGGGAGTTGAAGTGCATACTGCAGACTGGAAGGTCTAGAGGGTACGAAACAAACCCCTTaatttatccctgaaatgtctttaatttctcattacatgaacattaattatccattaaaaataacatagctttaaaaaagtaaggttagtatcatgggtttataagggatttattcatgggttgattcacagagacactaaattaagggattttttttatgcctttcatgctgcaggtttacagggttattaagaggaaattaatggaaaagttcctgtctccctgaatttttcattaaattaagGAGTCAAGTTTAATTACATGAACAAATGtgaaacagaaataacagacagaATGCCTCCACTTTCTTCACAGAACCTTTCCCCCAAAATATTAGGCAGAGAGCacgatttatttatttattcatttatttaattatttatttatttattcaggg
This region of Centroberyx gerrardi isolate f3 chromosome 23, fCenGer3.hap1.cur.20231027, whole genome shotgun sequence genomic DNA includes:
- the LOC139922844 gene encoding programmed cell death 1 ligand 1-like isoform X2 — encoded protein: MIWILLLLFLSSGVCGTFIVNVKQISYQAEENGNVTMEWIFPPKPDMSLSSLNIYCAKVSPTEEKTLYYLQHGVEEPESQHEQFAGRVRCDEHRLREGSIRFHLSRLRTNDSGVYLCEVSTGYEGNYGECSLNVTVTELDPEQRELGQFGLFGVGAAALAALAALAALAALAALVRFACQRSFPNEQQGQGQEENINTEFLTDQTKNQELVSAKQGDEPGAQTGQWCRRLPPGVA
- the LOC144537842 gene encoding uncharacterized protein LOC144537842 → MEKMIWILLLLFLTSCVCGTFIVNVKQISYQAEENGNVTMEWIFPPKPDMSLSSLSILCSLVSPAEEKTLYYLQNGVEDPESQHEQFAGRVRCDKHRLREGHIPLHLSRLRTNDSGTYLCEVSTDYGGSFRDCSLNVTGKMGTAPDLPEDPEQRERGRFGLIGVVTAALVALVVFTRQRCCSNEQQGQGQEENVAPD